One Oryzomonas sagensis DNA segment encodes these proteins:
- a CDS encoding OmpW/AlkL family protein: protein MRRRLLGAAGVAAAVMMLGMATMAGAADDYQKFGVRVRAIYVKPDESFDGKLSGAHAKVSDDIIPELDLEYFVLKQVSTELIAGVTRNDIKINGQFQGSTWLLPPTLTVKYHPLAGNLISPYIGFGLNVTLPFNSRLNGDKSFSIDNSVGWAAQAGADIKIKDNLYFNIDYKYINADTKVKIAGNKYDLDLNPHLFGIGVGYRF, encoded by the coding sequence ATGAGAAGAAGGCTACTAGGAGCGGCAGGGGTTGCGGCGGCGGTAATGATGCTGGGGATGGCAACCATGGCCGGGGCGGCGGATGATTATCAGAAGTTCGGCGTGCGGGTCAGGGCGATTTACGTCAAGCCGGACGAATCGTTCGACGGCAAGCTGAGCGGAGCACACGCCAAGGTAAGTGATGACATCATTCCTGAGTTGGACCTGGAATACTTTGTTCTGAAGCAGGTGTCCACGGAGCTAATCGCCGGGGTTACCAGGAACGATATCAAGATCAATGGCCAATTCCAAGGGTCGACATGGCTGCTCCCCCCCACCTTGACCGTAAAATACCATCCGTTGGCCGGCAATCTGATAAGCCCCTACATCGGTTTTGGTCTGAACGTAACCTTACCCTTCAACTCCAGACTCAACGGCGACAAAAGCTTCAGTATCGACAATAGTGTCGGCTGGGCTGCCCAGGCAGGCGCCGACATCAAAATAAAGGACAATCTCTACTTCAACATCGACTACAAATACATCAACGCCGACACCAAGGTTAAGATCGCCGGCAACAAGTACGACCTCGACCTCAACCCGCACCTCTTCGGCATCGGCGTCGGCTACCGTTTCTAA
- a CDS encoding M24 family metallopeptidase, whose protein sequence is MRLTPATELEYRCKMLQNHMAAEGLDAIIIAQNADLFYFTGTVQSGCLYVPAHGQPLYLVRRDAARARMESGLKEVLPFGSPRDIPQLAAGYGYPEPKKIGMEFDVLPVALFERYRKVFPNAHFSDATPLIRLVRMIKSHYEIHLMKDAADQVDKVTRRVRDVLREGMSDLELAAELEHTARLNGHLGLIRMRVFNGEMLFGHTFSGTDSAVPAYTDTPFGGVGPSPCFGQGASYKPIGRNEPIIVDFAGSFDGYLVDQTRIFSLGGLSDRLRKGYDDMLRVQELMKRIVVVGAPWGEVYDRCHSLAVEMGYADSFMGAKGSQVSFIGHGLGVEIDEYPFIARGFKDMTFQVGMAFAFEPKVVFPGEGAVGIENTFYISDEGLKQLTYSSEELVILSR, encoded by the coding sequence ATGCGTTTAACCCCTGCCACCGAGTTGGAATACCGCTGCAAAATGCTGCAAAATCATATGGCCGCCGAGGGATTGGATGCCATTATCATCGCCCAGAATGCCGACCTCTTTTATTTCACCGGCACCGTCCAGAGCGGCTGCCTCTACGTCCCCGCCCATGGACAGCCGCTGTACCTCGTGCGCCGCGACGCAGCCAGGGCGCGCATGGAGTCGGGGCTGAAAGAGGTGTTGCCCTTCGGTTCTCCCAGGGACATCCCCCAGTTGGCGGCCGGCTACGGTTATCCCGAGCCGAAGAAGATCGGCATGGAGTTCGATGTGCTGCCGGTCGCTCTTTTCGAGCGCTATCGCAAGGTCTTCCCCAATGCGCACTTCAGCGACGCCACGCCGCTGATCCGCCTGGTGCGCATGATCAAAAGCCACTACGAGATCCATCTGATGAAGGACGCGGCCGACCAGGTGGACAAGGTGACGCGTCGGGTGCGGGATGTGCTCCGCGAGGGGATGAGCGACCTGGAATTGGCGGCCGAGCTCGAACATACGGCTCGCTTGAACGGTCACCTGGGGCTGATACGCATGCGGGTCTTTAACGGGGAGATGCTCTTCGGGCACACCTTTTCCGGCACGGATAGCGCCGTACCGGCCTATACCGACACCCCCTTCGGCGGTGTGGGGCCCAGTCCCTGTTTCGGCCAGGGCGCGAGCTACAAGCCGATCGGCCGCAACGAGCCGATCATTGTCGATTTTGCCGGGAGCTTTGACGGCTATCTGGTGGACCAGACCCGTATCTTTTCCCTTGGCGGCCTCTCCGACCGCCTGCGCAAGGGATACGACGACATGCTCCGGGTGCAGGAGTTGATGAAGCGCATCGTCGTTGTTGGCGCCCCGTGGGGTGAGGTGTACGACCGGTGCCACTCCCTGGCGGTGGAGATGGGGTATGCCGACAGTTTCATGGGAGCCAAAGGCTCACAGGTTTCCTTCATCGGCCATGGCCTGGGGGTCGAGATCGATGAATATCCCTTTATTGCCCGCGGATTCAAGGACATGACGTTCCAGGTGGGGATGGCCTTTGCCTTTGAACCCAAGGTGGTCTTTCCGGGAGAGGGGGCGGTCGGTATCGAAAATACCTTCTATATCAGCGATGAGGGACTCAAACAATTGACCTATTCGAGTGAAGAACTGGTGATTCTCTCTCGCTAG
- a CDS encoding citrate (Si)-synthase, producing MALKETLKQKIEEHRPRTTKLTKEFGKVIIDQVTIEQCIGGARDIRSLVTDISYLDPQEGIRFRGKTIPETFAALPKAGGSAYPTVESFWYFLLTGDVPTDAQVAEVAAEWKTRQAVPEYVFTAIRALPRDSHPMVMLSVGIMALQKESKFAAFYNSGKFNKMVAWESVYEDASDIVARIPIIAAFIYNLKYKGDKQIAIDPTLDMGANFAHMIGQSDQYKDVARMYFILHSDHESGNVSAHTTHLVHSALSDPYYAYAAGLNGLAGPLHGLANQEVLGWIMEFQKKLNGAEPTKENVTKALWDTLNAGQVVPGYGHAVLRKTDPRYTAQREFCLKTPGLKDDPLFKLVAMIFETAPGVLTEHGKTKNPWPNVDAQSGVIQWYYGVKEWDFYTVLFGVGRALGCMANITWDRGLGYAIERPKSVTTAMLEKWAADGGRQLS from the coding sequence ATGGCATTGAAAGAGACGCTCAAGCAGAAGATTGAGGAACACCGCCCCCGTACCACCAAGCTTACCAAGGAGTTCGGCAAGGTGATCATCGATCAGGTGACCATCGAACAATGCATCGGCGGCGCCCGCGATATCCGCAGCCTCGTCACCGACATCTCCTATCTCGATCCCCAGGAAGGCATCCGTTTCCGCGGCAAGACCATCCCCGAGACCTTTGCGGCGCTGCCCAAGGCCGGCGGTTCGGCTTACCCGACCGTTGAGTCGTTCTGGTACTTTCTGCTGACCGGCGACGTGCCGACCGACGCCCAGGTCGCCGAAGTAGCAGCCGAGTGGAAGACGCGCCAAGCGGTTCCCGAGTACGTCTTCACCGCCATTCGCGCCCTGCCCAGGGACAGCCACCCCATGGTCATGCTCTCGGTCGGCATCATGGCTTTGCAGAAAGAGTCCAAGTTTGCCGCTTTCTACAACTCCGGCAAATTCAACAAAATGGTCGCCTGGGAATCGGTTTATGAAGATGCCAGCGACATCGTGGCGCGTATCCCCATCATCGCCGCCTTCATCTACAACCTGAAGTACAAGGGCGACAAGCAGATCGCCATCGACCCGACTCTCGACATGGGTGCCAACTTCGCCCACATGATCGGCCAGAGCGATCAGTACAAGGATGTGGCACGCATGTACTTCATCCTGCACTCCGACCATGAGTCCGGCAACGTCTCGGCCCACACCACCCACTTGGTGCATTCCGCCCTGTCCGACCCCTACTATGCCTACGCCGCCGGCCTGAACGGCTTGGCCGGTCCGCTGCACGGCCTGGCCAACCAGGAGGTCCTGGGCTGGATCATGGAATTTCAGAAGAAACTCAACGGTGCCGAGCCGACCAAGGAAAACGTCACCAAAGCCCTCTGGGACACCCTCAATGCCGGCCAGGTCGTTCCGGGCTACGGCCACGCCGTTCTGCGCAAGACCGACCCGCGTTACACCGCCCAGCGTGAGTTCTGCCTCAAGACGCCGGGCCTCAAGGACGACCCGCTGTTCAAGCTGGTTGCCATGATCTTCGAAACGGCGCCGGGCGTCCTCACCGAGCACGGCAAGACCAAAAACCCCTGGCCGAACGTCGATGCCCAGTCCGGCGTCATTCAGTGGTACTACGGCGTCAAGGAATGGGATTTCTACACCGTTCTGTTCGGCGTCGGCCGCGCCCTGGGCTGCATGGCCAACATCACCTGGGACCGCGGTCTGGGCTACGCCATCGAGCGGCCCAAGTCCGTTACCACCGCCATGTTGGAGAAGTGGGCCGCCGACGGTGGGCGCCAGTTGTCCTGA
- a CDS encoding desulfoferrodoxin, which produces MPKLLEIYKCEHCGNIVEIVHAGGAPLHCCGEPMKQLTENTVDAAKEKHVPVIEIGDGIVKVTVGSVLHPMEEKHYIEWIELVADGKTYRQALKPGDVPTATFNITATSLTARELCNLHGLWSAQA; this is translated from the coding sequence ATGCCGAAGCTTCTTGAAATCTACAAATGCGAACATTGCGGCAATATCGTCGAGATCGTCCACGCCGGCGGCGCTCCGCTGCACTGCTGCGGCGAGCCGATGAAACAGTTGACGGAAAACACCGTTGATGCCGCCAAGGAAAAACATGTGCCGGTTATCGAAATCGGCGACGGCATCGTCAAGGTCACGGTAGGCAGCGTGCTCCATCCCATGGAGGAGAAACACTACATCGAGTGGATTGAACTTGTCGCCGACGGCAAGACCTACCGCCAGGCCCTCAAGCCGGGCGACGTGCCGACCGCCACGTTCAACATCACCGCCACCAGCCTGACGGCCCGTGAGCTGTGCAACCTGCACGGCCTCTGGTCTGCCCAGGCCTGA
- a CDS encoding YkgJ family cysteine cluster protein: MNRQTVMACRAGCAACCIAPSISSPIPGMGDGKPAGVRCVQLTPDNRCGLFGRPERPPVCTRLQPSLDMCGHDEREALELLSLMEHATRPPLPSPRAVARPCP; the protein is encoded by the coding sequence ATGAACAGGCAAACCGTCATGGCATGCCGCGCCGGATGCGCTGCCTGCTGCATAGCCCCTTCGATTTCCTCGCCGATCCCCGGCATGGGCGACGGCAAGCCGGCCGGGGTGCGTTGCGTGCAACTGACGCCCGACAACCGCTGCGGCCTCTTTGGCCGTCCCGAACGTCCTCCCGTCTGCACCCGCCTGCAGCCGAGCCTCGACATGTGCGGCCATGACGAACGGGAGGCGCTGGAGCTTCTGTCGCTGATGGAGCATGCCACTCGGCCGCCCCTCCCTTCACCCCGCGCCGTTGCGCGACCATGTCCATGA
- a CDS encoding chromate transporter: MERQGEITHSELFWGFTQIALSGFGGVMAWARRAIVEKRGWLSSEEFTTLFGLCQFMPGPNIANLSVCIGARFQGASGAVVSLLGLLCGPFVIIIALGALYGRFGELPAIQAMLRGIAAVAAGLILAMGVRMAADLLKRPFLMIFSAAILAAVVFLHWPLVMVMVGLAPVSMWVAARRYCGSPWA, encoded by the coding sequence ATGGAACGACAGGGTGAAATCACACATAGCGAGCTTTTCTGGGGGTTCACCCAAATCGCCCTGTCGGGGTTCGGCGGTGTCATGGCGTGGGCCCGTCGCGCTATCGTCGAAAAACGGGGGTGGCTCTCCTCCGAGGAATTCACCACCCTGTTCGGTCTGTGCCAGTTCATGCCCGGGCCGAACATCGCCAACCTCTCGGTCTGCATCGGGGCTCGCTTCCAGGGCGCCAGCGGCGCCGTCGTCTCGCTGCTCGGCCTGTTGTGCGGGCCGTTTGTCATCATCATCGCGCTCGGGGCGCTCTACGGCAGGTTTGGGGAGTTGCCCGCCATCCAGGCCATGCTGCGCGGCATCGCCGCCGTCGCGGCAGGCCTGATCCTGGCCATGGGGGTGCGGATGGCGGCCGACCTCCTGAAACGGCCGTTCCTGATGATTTTCAGCGCGGCGATCCTGGCGGCGGTGGTTTTTCTCCACTGGCCGCTGGTCATGGTCATGGTCGGCCTGGCCCCGGTCAGCATGTGGGTTGCGGCGCGCCGGTACTGCGGGTCGCCATGGGCATAA
- a CDS encoding chromate transporter, whose amino-acid sequence MGIILEIMLQFGMLSLVAFGGAGAVLPELHRLAVVTHHWMNDATFTHLVAISQATPGPNAIIATLLGWHVAGLSGALAATTAMCGPSSLLIYFFMRFWEKLHGTRWRLIIQTGISPLAIGLVLASGCIVTRGADASWGAYGLTAATVLIVLNSRWNPLWLIGAGALLGLAGVV is encoded by the coding sequence ATGGGCATAATCCTCGAGATCATGCTCCAGTTCGGGATGCTCTCCCTGGTCGCCTTTGGCGGTGCCGGCGCGGTGCTGCCCGAATTGCACCGCTTGGCGGTGGTGACCCACCACTGGATGAACGACGCCACCTTTACCCACCTGGTGGCCATCTCCCAGGCCACGCCGGGGCCCAACGCGATTATCGCCACCCTGCTCGGCTGGCATGTGGCGGGACTGTCCGGCGCCCTGGCCGCCACGACGGCCATGTGCGGCCCTTCGAGCCTTTTGATCTACTTTTTCATGCGCTTTTGGGAGAAGCTCCACGGCACGCGCTGGCGGCTCATCATCCAGACCGGCATCTCCCCCCTGGCGATCGGCCTGGTGCTGGCAAGCGGCTGCATCGTCACCCGCGGAGCCGATGCGAGCTGGGGGGCCTACGGCCTCACGGCGGCAACCGTGCTGATCGTCCTGAACAGCCGGTGGAACCCGCTGTGGCTGATCGGGGCCGGTGCGCTGCTGGGACTGGCCGGCGTCGTCTGA